Proteins from one Oryza sativa Japonica Group chromosome 12, ASM3414082v1 genomic window:
- the LOC4352719 gene encoding F-box/LRR-repeat protein 17, with the protein MASSSDASSALAAAAAVGKKRGSYNCGRCGLPKKGHVCAVAGEEQKPPRRALHFDEAAPPPPPEKKVKVEVVEVDSSSSEEEEREARGWVEVGGGRRVPGEVVVEVMRRLPPRGVAASAAVCRGWRGCARRVWRAADELRLRAAGVRPVGALLPRCPALSRLVLRMESDIDATMLACVAFSCPNLQYLEISMVGSAANRMTGDELTRFVSEKRSLSVLKLDGCSNLNFLNISSSSLSTLWLSDLSSLSKSVINCPNLNELSLGFTQQNNDSTDLISLMDSLGRTCSNLRNLHISSIHLCNEAVFSLESANLRGLCMLSLILGSKITDAAVASIVRSYASLDLLDLSGSSITDNGLGMICKAFPHTLTRLLLALCPNITSCGVQVATSQLPLLQLMDCGKSLCANSQPEAERSYFGEIYGGIKFCSKLPIQRKQQPNYQKLIIKHANLKKLSLWGCSALDALYVNCPELSDLNLNCCTNLHPERLLLQCPSLKDVHASGCRDMLIGAIRNQVLNEFASAEPRVPCKRLADGSKRVQVPHFMLEQQFEEEKWGSGSKRSQCTVHLS; encoded by the exons atggcctcctcctccgacgcttcctccgccctcgccgccgccgccgcggtggggAAGAAGCGTGGCAGCTACAACTGCGGCAGGTGCGGGCTCCCCAAGAAGGGGCACGTCTGCGCCGTCGCCGGGGAGGAGCAGAAGCCGCCGAGGAGGGCGCTGCACTTCGACGaggcggccccgccgccgccgccggagaagaaggtgaaggtggaggtggtggaggtggactcctcctcgtcggaggaggaggagagggaggcgcgggggtgggtcgaggtgggcggcgggcggcgggtgccgggggaggtggtggtggaggtgatgCGGAGGCTGCCGCCGAGGGGCGTGGCGGCGTCCGCCGCCGTCTGCCGCGGGTGGCGCGGGTGCGCGCGCCGCGTGTggcgcgccgccgacgagctccgcctccgcgccgccggtgTCCGCCCCGTCGGCGCCCTCCTCCCCCGCTGCCCCGCGCTCTCCAGGCTCGTGCTCCGCATGGAAAG TGATATTGATGCTACTATGCTCGCATGCGTTGCATTTTCTTGCCCTAATTTGCAATATCTGGAGATCAGCATGGTCGGAAGCGCAGCCAACCGAATGACAGG GGATGAGCTAACTAGGTTTGTCTCAGAGAAGCGATCTCTCTCGGTTCTCAAATTAGATGGTTGCAGTAATCTCAATTTTCTTAATATAAGCTCTTCAAGCCTTTCAACGCTTTGGCTATCAGATCTTTCTTCCCTTTCGAAATCG GTCATAAACTGTCCTAATTTGAATGAACTCTCACTGGGATTTACCCAACAAAATAATGATTCTACGGATCTGATTAGTCTGATGGATAGTCTGGGTCGTACCTGCTCAAATTTGAGAAACCTGCACATATCCTCAATTCATTTATGCAATGAAGCTGTGTTTTCTCTAGAGAGTGCTAATCTCAG GGGCCTATGCATGCTATCCTTGATTCTTGGTTCAAAAATAACAGATGCAGCTGTTGCATCTATTGTTCGCTCTTACGCAAGCTTGGATTTGCTTGATTTAAGCGG ATCTAGCATTACTGATAATGGGCTTGGGATGATCTGCAAGGCATTCCCTCATACTCTAACCAGGCTTCTCCTTGCCCTTTGCCCAAATATCACCTCAT GTGGGGTGCAGGTGGCTACTTCACAGTTGCCACTTCTTCAGCTCATGGACTGTGGCAAGAGCTTATGTGCTAATTCGCAGCCTGAAGCAGAGAGATCATATTTTGGTGAAATTTATGGAGGGATTAAGTTTTGTTCAAAATTACCTATCCAGAGAAAGCAGCAGCCTAATTACCAAAAGCTGATAATAAAACATGCTAACCTGAAGAAACTCAGCCTTTGGGGCTGTTCAGCTCTGGAT GCCCTGTATGTAAATTGTCCAGAGCTGAGTGATCTCAATCTCAACTGTTGCACAAATCTTCATCCAG AACGGTTGCTTCTTCAGTGCCCAAGCTTGAAGGATGTACATGCCTCTGGGTGCCGTGACATGCTGATTGGAGCAATCAGAAACCAG GTTCTGAATGAGTTTGCTTCAGCAGAGCCTCGGGTTCCTTGCAAGCGGCTAGCGGATGGTTCAAAACGTGTACAAGTCCCACACTTCATGCTCGAACAG CAATTCGAGGAGGAGAAATGGGGCAGCGGGTCGAAGCGGAGCCAGTGCACCGTTCACCTGAGCTAA
- the LOC4352720 gene encoding putative uridine kinase C227.14, with amino-acid sequence MAAAAVTVKLGGWSSYCYCPTTTRRSKPAAVKMMMALCPTSFRIELPRRTIRAAILNKRHTVPCYQRQEGASSPAPQIEAKSMEEVYDALAEHLFSVLKNIEHLDSKYIVGIAGPPGAGKSTVASEVVQRVNKRWSQKHENGSSLISTEEIATMLPMDGFHLYRSQLDAMEDPKEAHARRGAPWTFDPSRFLKCLQTLREEGSVYAPSFDHGVGDPVENDIFVKPQHKIVIVEGNYLLLEEDAWRDIRALFDEKWFIDIDIDVSMQRVLQRHVATGKEPDVAAWRISYNDRPNAELIMKSKKSADLVIRSVDLSR; translated from the exons atggcggcggcggcggtaacGGTCAAGCTCGGAG GGTGGAGTAGTTACTGTTACTGCCCTACCACCACGAGGAGGAGCAAAccggcggcggtgaagatgaTGATGGCGCTTTGCCCTACCAGCTTCCGGATCGAATTGCCTCGACGAACCATTCGGGCTGCCATACTGAACAAGAGACACACC GTTCCTTGCTACCAGAGGCAAGAAGGAGCTTCATCTCCAGCTCCGCAGATCGAAGCCAA GTCAATGGAGGAGGTATATGATGCTTTGGCTGAGCACCTTTTTTCTGTTTTGaagaacattgaacatcttGACTCAAA ATACATTGTTGGTATAGCTGGACCACCTGGCGCGGGAAAGTCTACAGTTGCTTCCGAAGTTGTTCAACGTGTTAATAAACGCTGGTCCCAGAAGCACGAGAATGGTAGTTCACTTATTTCAACCGAAGAAATTGCCACGATGCTTCCCATGGATGGTTTCCACCTTTATCGGTCCCAACTAGATGCAATGGAG GATCCAAAAGAAGCACATGCAAGAAGAGGAG CACCATGGACATTCGATCCATCCCGGTTTTTGAAATGCCTACAGACCCTGAGAGAAGAG GGTTCAGTTTATGCTCCATCATTTGATCATGGTGTTGGTGATCCAGTTGAAAATGACATATTTGTAAAGCCGCA ACACAAAATAGTGATTGTCGAAGGCAATTATCTATTACTGGAAGAAGATGCCTGGAGGGACATTAGAGCCTTGTTTGATGAAAAATG GTTTATCGATATTGACATTGATGTCTCCATGCAAAGAGTGCTCCAGAGACATGTCGCCACAG GAAAAGAGCCAGATGTAGCAGCATGGCGG ATCTCGTATAATGACCGGCCAAACGCAGAGCTTATCATGAAGTCAAAAAAGTCTGCAGATCTTGTAATCAGATCGGTGGATTTGTCAAGATAA
- the LOC4352721 gene encoding auxin-responsive protein IAA30 yields MAADLAFEATELRLGLPGGGGDGDAAAAAARSSSGKRGFAETIDLKLKLEPAAAAVDDDDDKEEAAADDREKKVDIVGADNDDASPPAAAAAGGMKRSPSQSSVVTAAADPEKPRAPKAQVVGWPPVRSYRKNILAVQADKGKDAADGGGDKSGAGAAAAAFVKVSMDGAPYLRKVDLKMYKSYLELSKALEKMFSSFTIGNCGSHGVNGMNESKIADLLNGSEYVPTYEDKDGDWMLVGDVPWEMFVESCKRLRIMKGSEAIGLAPRAMEKCKNRS; encoded by the exons atggcggcggacCTGGCCTTCGAGGCGACCGAGCTCCGGCTCGGcctgcccggcggcggcggtgatggagacgccgcggcggcggcggcgaggagctccTCCGGGAAGAGGGGCTTCGCCGAGACCATCGACCTCAAGCTGAAGCTggagccggcggccgcggcggtggacgacgacgacgacaaggaggaggcggcggctgacgACCGGGAGAAGAAGGTCGACATCGTCGGAGCTGACAACGacgacgcctcgccgccggccgccgccgccgccggcgggatgAAGCGGTCGCCGAGCCAGAGCagcgtcgtcaccgccgccgccgaccccgagAAGCCAAGGGCTCCCAA GGCACAGGTGGTTGGGTGGCCGCCGGTCCGGTCATACCGGAAGAACATCCTGGCCGTGCAGGCCGACAAGGGCAaggacgccgccgacggcggcggcgacaagtccggcgccggcgccgccgccgccgccttcgtgaaGGTGAGCATGGACGGCGCGCCATACCTGCGCAAGGTGGACCTCAAGATGTACAAGAGCTACCTTGAGCTCTCCAAGGCACTCGAGAAGATGTTCAGCTCCTTCACCATTG GAAACTGTGGGTCTCATGGGGTGAACGGCATGAACGAGAGCAAGATTGCTGATCTGCTCAACGGCTCTGAATATGTGCCAACCTACGAGGACAAGGACGGCGACTGGATGCTCGTCGGCGACGTCCCATGGGA GATGTTTGTTGAATCATGCAAGCGCCTTAGGATAATGAAAGGATCAGAAGCTATTGGCCTTG CACCGAGGGCAATGGAGAAATGCAAGAACAGAAGCTGA